The following are from one region of the Quercus robur chromosome 1, dhQueRobu3.1, whole genome shotgun sequence genome:
- the LOC126729462 gene encoding ATP-dependent zinc metalloprotease FTSH 10, mitochondrial-like — MSFSRLARSLSRSSRSRNLLCGGNGGRSAIVNEALLGVPRVNDPVDLGLGFLRRYLATLGAHKRFVSKAYLSDLNHVLANPRLRRFFSSEAPKKKNYENFYPNEKKEIPKGNGRKSESKDDSKTDDHGNFQEAFMKQFQNFITPLLVIGLVLSSFSFGPREQQQISFQEFKNKLLEPGLVDRIVISNKSVAKIYVRSSPQNQTSDDVVQGPVSGSPAKGNGGQYKYYFNIGSVESFEEKLEEAQEALGIDSHDFVPVTYVSEMVWYQELMRFAPTLLILGSLLYMGRRMQGGLGVGGGGGGKGARGIFNIGKAHVTKVDKNAKNKVYFKDVAGCDEAKQEIMEFVHFLKNPKKYEDLGAKIPKGALLVGPPGTGKTLLAKATAGESGVPFLSISGSDFMEMFVGVGPSRVRNLFQEARQCAPSIVFIDEIDAIGRARGRGGFSGSNDERESTLNQLLVEMDGFGTTAGVVVLAGTNRPDILDKALLRPGRFDRQISIDKPDIKGRDQIFKIYLKRIKLDHEPSYFSQRLAALTPGFAGADIANVCNEAALIAARGEGTQVTMKHFEAAIDRIIGGLEKKNKVISKLERRTVAYHESGHAVSGWFLEHAEPLLKVTIVPRGTAALGFAQYVPNENLLMTKEQLFDMTCMTLGGRAAEQVLLGKISTGAQNDLEKVTKMTYAQVAVYGFSDKVGLLSFPPRDDAFEMTKPYSSKTAAIIDNEVRDWVGKAYKRTIQLIEEHKEQVAEIAELLLEKEVLHPEDLLRVLGERPFKSSEITNYDRFKLGFQEEDQKTVETPASASEEEDGSSPLEPQVVPT, encoded by the exons ATGAGCTTCTCTAGACTTGCTCGTTCATTGTCACGATCTTCTCGCTCCAGA AATTTGTTGTGTGGTGGTAATGGAGGAAGATCGGCGATCGTGAACGAAGCGCTTTTGGGAGTGCCACGTGTCAATGACCCGGTGGATTTGGGGTTAGGGTTTTTGAGGCGGTACTTAGCTACACTTGGAGCTCACAAACGCTTCGTTTCCAAGGCTTATTTGTCTGATTTGAACCATGTTCTTGCTAACCCTAGATTACGTCGGTTTTTCTCCAGTGAAGCcccaaagaaaaaga ATTATGAGAACTTTTATCCCAATGAGAAGAAGGAAATTCCAAAAGGAAACGGGCGGAAATCAGAGTCCAAAG ATGACTCAAAGACTGATGATCATGGGAATTTTCAAGAAGCTTTCATGAAGCAATTTCAGAATTTTATCACTCCTTTACTAGTGATTGGGCTagttctttcttccttttcattTGGTCCTCGTGAACAGCAACAG ATTAGTTTTCAAGAGTTCAAAAACAAGCTTCTGGAGCCCGGTTTGGTGGACCGTATAGTTATTTCCAATAAATCAGTTGCGAAGATTTATGTGAGAAGCTCGCCACAAAATCAAACAAGTGATGATGTTGTGCAGGGACCTGTTAGTGGCTCCCCTGCAAAAGGAAATGGGGGCCAGTATAAATACTATTTTAACATTGGAAGTGTTGAATCTTTTGAGGAGAAGCTAGAGGAAGCCCAGGAAGCATTAGGGATAGATTCTCATGATTTTGTTCCTGTAACATATGTCTCCGAAATGGTTTGGTACCAAGAATTAATGAGATTTGCACCAACTCTCTTGATTTTGGGATCCCTACTGTATATGGGGCGGAGAATGCAAGGTGGGcttggtgttggtggtggtggtggtggaaagGGTGCCCGTGGAATTTTCAACATAGGAAAAGCCCATGTTACAAAAGTAGATAAAAATGCCAAGAATAAG GTCTATTTTAAAGATGTTGCTGGCTGTGATGAGGCGAAGCAAGAGATCATGGAATTTGTGCACTTCCTAAAGAACCCAAAGAAATATGAGGATTTGGGAGCAAAAATTCCAAAAGGTGCTCTCTTGGTAGGTCCCCCAGGTACAGGAAAGACTCTTCTAGCAAAAGCGACTGCAGGGGAATCTGGTGTGCCTTTTCTCTCCATTTCTGGTTCAGATTTCATGGAGATGTTTGTCGGTGTTGGACCGTCCAGGGTGAGAAACTTGTTTCAAGAAGCAAGGCAGTGTGCTCCCAGTATAGTTTTTATTGATGAGATTGATGCAATTGGTCGAGCAAGGGGGCGTGGGGGCTTCTCAGGTTCTAATGATGAGCGTGAAAGTACTCTAAATCAGCTGCTGGTAGAAATGGATGGCTTTGGAACCACTGCTGGTGTTGTTGTGCTTGCTGGCACTAATAGACCTGATATTTTAGACAAAGCTCTGTTGAGGCCTGGCCGATTTGATCGTCAAATTTCCATTGATAAACCTGACATTAAAGGTCGTGACCAGATATTTAAGATCTACTTGAAAAGGATTAAACTTGATCATGAGCCATCATATTTCTCTCAAAGGCTTGCAGCTCTGACTCCTGGCTTTGCTGGAGCAGACATTGCAAATGTCTGTAATGAAGCTGCTCTAATTGCTGCTAGGGGTGAGGGAACACAGGTCACAATGAAACATTTTGAGGCAGCTATAGATAGGATTATTGGTGGTCTGGAGAAGAAGAACAAG GTGATAAGCAAGCTGGAGCGACGCACTGTTGCCTACCATGAATCAGGTCATGCTGTTTCTGGCTGGTTCTTAGAACATGCAGAACCCTTGTTGAAAGTCACAATTGTTCCTCGTGGTACAGCAGCTCTTGGATTTGCCCAATACGTTCCTAATGAAAACCTTCTCATGACTAAGGAGCAGCTTTTCGATATGACATGCATGACCCTTGGTGGTCGGGCTGCTGAACAG GTGCTATTGGGGAAGATCTCGACAGGAGCCCAAAATGACTTGGAAAAGGTGACAAAGATGACCTATGCTCAAGTAGCAGTGTATGGTTTTAGCGACAAGGTGGGCCTCCTCTCTTTTCCTCCAAGGGATGATGCATTTGAGATGACCAAGCCCTACAGCAGCAAGACTGCGGCAATTATTGACAATGAAGTGCGAGATTGGGTGGGCAAGGCATATAAACGCACAATCCAACTCATAGAGGAACACAAAGAACAAGTGGCTGAAATCGCTGAGCTGTTGCTTGAAAAGGAAGTTCTTCACCCAGAGGACTTGCTTCGAGTTTTGGGTGAACGACCTTTCAAATCAAGTGAGATTACAAATTATGATAGATTTAAGCTAGGTTTTCAAGAGGAAGATCAGAAGACTGTAGAGACCCCTGCTAGCGCGTCTGAGGAGGAGGATGGGTCTTCACCCCTAGAGCCTCAAGTCGTTCCCACTTGA
- the LOC126714020 gene encoding uncharacterized protein LOC126714020, protein MDYKDRYQQALMPNYECLLFDLDDTLYSLSTGFFTICTKNIEEYMVQKLGIDEKKVQEISPILYKTYGTTMAGLKAIGHDFDNDDYHSFVHGRLPYDILKRDHVLMNLLLSLPIRKVIFSNSDEAHVTKVLSKLGLEDCFEMIICFETLNPNNKNNVDDDNINFELTCQPNGNSGLPKIPIICKPLENAFEQAFKIANINPEKTLFFDDSARNIQTAKRMGLDTVLVGKNHRTNGADYALESVHNIREALPMLWEANNKLEKVSSPRKIAIETSVEA, encoded by the exons ATGGATTACAAGGACCGGTACCAGCAGGCTCTAATGCCAAACTACGAGTGTCTTCTCTTTG ATCTTGACGATACCCTTTATTCCTTAAGTACTGGTTTCTTTACCATATGCACCAAGAATATTGAAG AATATATGGTTCAAAAACTTGGAATAGATGAAAAGAAAGTCCAAGAGATCAGTCCTATATTATACAAGACTTATGGAACAACGATGGCCGGTCTCAAG GCAATTGGTCACGACTTTGACAATGATGATTATCATAG CTTTGTTCATGGGAGACTACCTTATGACATACTAAAACGTGATCATGTTCTGATGAATCTCTTGCTTAGCTTGCCTATTCGGAAAGTT attttctcaAATTCGGATGAGGCCCATGTTACAAAAGTTCTTAGCAAGCTTGGATTGGAGGATTGCTTCGAAATGATTATATGCTTTGAGACTCTGAACCCGAACAACAAGAATAATGTAGATGATGACAACATTAATTTTGAGCTTACTTGTCAACCCAATGGCAACTCGGGGCTTCCAAAGATTCCAATCATTTGCAAACCATTAGAAAATGCATTTGAACAAGCATTCAAGATAGCCAACATCAATCCTGAAAAAACA CTGTTCTTCGATGACAGTGCCCGAAATATACAGACTGCGAAGCGTATGGGACTTGACACTGTGCTG GTGGGGAAAAATCATCGTACAAATGGTGCTGATTACGCTTTAGAGAGTGTCCACAATATCAGAGAAGCATTGCCTATGCTATGGGAAGCCAATAATAAGTTAGAAAAGGTCAGCTCTCCAAGAAAGATTGCAATTGAGACATCAGTGGAAGCCTAG